The following proteins are encoded in a genomic region of Methanoculleus bourgensis MS2:
- the mtrE gene encoding tetrahydromethanopterin S-methyltransferase subunit E, protein MEEIIFGIGITALAGALATVAGAAEDTESDIGSQGDPNSQVQLAPQMGYIHRIFNKAVAGEPPAYGLWVALGAGLAWAFMAMQINPILAIVLGSALAVFVQGVYATTAYLGRTASLAKFEQPVYIDILKSMTTVTMAHAFVAIFATVAMCHLIISALGHPFPLPLLGLVWGIALGAAGSATGNPFYGKERQYQEQKFGAGVPISASGNIVRYAEAGQRNSLDNGFFSAKLGGPASGICFGLIVFFELWRTVVFEPLAAGWGAVIVGVIVILIFAIIDRYIEVWARKTFGPYVAPEEASS, encoded by the coding sequence ATGGAAGAGATTATATTTGGCATCGGCATTACCGCATTGGCAGGTGCTCTTGCAACCGTAGCCGGCGCTGCGGAGGATACTGAATCTGATATCGGATCCCAGGGAGACCCGAACTCACAGGTTCAGCTAGCCCCGCAGATGGGATATATTCACCGCATTTTCAACAAAGCAGTTGCCGGTGAACCCCCAGCGTACGGTCTCTGGGTTGCATTGGGAGCAGGCCTTGCCTGGGCATTTATGGCGATGCAGATAAACCCGATTCTTGCAATCGTACTCGGGAGCGCTCTTGCGGTCTTCGTGCAGGGCGTTTATGCGACAACCGCATATCTCGGTCGTACTGCAAGTCTCGCCAAGTTCGAACAGCCGGTCTACATCGATATCTTAAAGTCGATGACGACCGTGACCATGGCACACGCGTTTGTAGCGATCTTTGCCACCGTCGCGATGTGTCACCTGATCATCAGCGCACTCGGCCACCCCTTCCCGCTCCCACTGCTGGGTCTTGTTTGGGGTATCGCGCTCGGTGCAGCCGGATCTGCAACCGGTAACCCGTTCTACGGAAAGGAGCGGCAGTACCAGGAGCAGAAGTTCGGAGCCGGAGTCCCGATCTCCGCGTCCGGTAACATCGTCCGCTACGCCGAGGCCGGCCAACGGAACTCGCTCGACAACGGTTTCTTCAGCGCCAAACTCGGCGGCCCCGCGTCGGGTATCTGTTTCGGCCTGATCGTCTTCTTCGAACTCTGGCGTACCGTGGTCTTCGAGCCGCTCGCCGCCGGATGGGGAGCGGTCATCGTCGGCGTCATCGTGATCCTGATCTTTGCCATCATCGACCGCTACATCGAGGTCTGGGCAAGGAAGACTTTCGGCCCCTACGTGGCCCCTGAGGAGGCATCATCATGA
- the mcrG gene encoding coenzyme-B sulfoethylthiotransferase subunit gamma — MAYKPQYGPGTSKVAENRRKQMNPNQKLEKMRDVTDEDIVMILGHRAPGAAYPTAHPPLAEQQEPDCPIRKIVTPTEGAKAGDRVRYIQFADSMFFAPSHPYQRTYTEAYRFRGIDPGTLSGRQIVECRERDLEKYAKELINTELLDPARTGIRGATVHGHSLRLAENGMMFDMLQRSVLGDDGIVRYVKNQIGEPLDRAVAIGKPMDEKWLKDHTTIFHSLGGIPYRDDKEYIEYVQRIHTLRTKYGFLPKE; from the coding sequence ATGGCATACAAGCCCCAGTACGGACCGGGTACATCCAAGGTCGCCGAGAACCGGCGCAAGCAGATGAACCCCAACCAGAAGCTTGAAAAGATGCGTGATGTGACGGACGAGGACATTGTGATGATCCTCGGCCACAGGGCGCCTGGAGCCGCCTATCCGACGGCCCACCCGCCGCTCGCTGAGCAGCAGGAGCCCGACTGTCCCATCAGGAAGATTGTAACCCCGACGGAGGGTGCCAAGGCCGGCGACCGTGTCCGTTACATCCAGTTTGCGGACTCGATGTTCTTCGCGCCCAGTCACCCCTACCAGCGGACCTACACCGAGGCCTACCGCTTCCGCGGTATCGACCCCGGAACGCTCTCCGGTCGGCAGATCGTCGAGTGCCGTGAGCGGGACCTCGAGAAGTACGCGAAGGAACTCATCAACACCGAGCTCCTCGACCCGGCGCGCACCGGCATCCGTGGTGCGACCGTGCACGGTCACTCGCTCCGTCTTGCTGAGAACGGCATGATGTTCGATATGCTCCAGAGGAGTGTCCTTGGCGATGACGGCATTGTCCGCTACGTCAAGAACCAGATCGGTGAGCCGCTCGACCGTGCCGTTGCTATCGGCAAGCCCATGGACGAGAAGTGGCTCAAGGACCACACGACGATCTTCCACTCACTCGGCGGCATCCCGTACCGTGACGACAAGGAGTACATTGAGTACGTCCAGCGTATCCACACGCTGCGGACGAAATACGGATTCCTTCCGAAGGAGTGA
- a CDS encoding formylmethanofuran dehydrogenase subunit C, giving the protein METITLTITNQPGLFLEADCISPDAFAGKKREEIVDLPVYIGREEHRLGDFFEVSGQAGATAAETKVVVNGDLSRVKYIGMKMTAGEVVVNGNADMYVGAWMQGGRITVNGNVDAFAGTGMKGGEIVINGNAGNYLGSAYRGDWRGMAGGKIVVKGDAGSDLGTFMNGGEIVVGGNVDVHVGTHAEGGKIIIKGDAKSRLGGQMVEGEIYVFGNIDVMMPGFAYREDVDLEVDGTKGRFALYEGDLGERHRKRKGQMIYGKLYQLVRP; this is encoded by the coding sequence ATGGAAACTATTACGCTCACCATAACGAACCAGCCCGGGCTGTTCCTCGAGGCTGACTGCATCAGCCCCGATGCGTTCGCAGGGAAGAAGAGAGAAGAGATCGTTGACCTCCCTGTCTATATTGGAAGGGAGGAGCACCGGCTTGGAGACTTCTTTGAGGTCTCCGGCCAGGCCGGAGCAACCGCGGCAGAGACGAAGGTCGTCGTCAACGGCGACCTCTCCCGGGTCAAGTACATCGGCATGAAGATGACCGCAGGCGAGGTCGTCGTCAACGGCAACGCCGACATGTACGTCGGTGCCTGGATGCAGGGCGGCAGGATCACCGTGAACGGGAACGTTGACGCCTTTGCCGGGACCGGCATGAAGGGTGGCGAGATCGTCATCAACGGCAATGCTGGTAATTATCTCGGCTCCGCATACCGTGGGGACTGGCGGGGCATGGCCGGCGGGAAGATTGTTGTGAAGGGTGACGCCGGAAGCGATCTCGGCACCTTCATGAACGGCGGCGAGATCGTCGTCGGCGGCAACGTCGACGTTCACGTGGGCACCCACGCTGAAGGCGGGAAGATCATCATCAAGGGTGATGCGAAGAGTCGTCTTGGCGGCCAGATGGTGGAGGGTGAGATCTATGTCTTTGGTAACATCGACGTCATGATGCCCGGGTTTGCATACCGGGAGGATGTTGATCTCGAGGTGGATGGTACCAAAGGACGGTTTGCCCTCTACGAGGGTGACCTTGGGGAACGCCACAGAAAGCGGAAAGGCCAGATGATCTACGGGAAGTTGTACCAGCTGGTCAGACCCTGA
- the mtrA gene encoding tetrahydromethanopterin S-methyltransferase subunit A, whose amino-acid sequence MVEKKSPASGWPIVQGDFHTGDAQSCVGVVTMGSHLDEQGICDAGAAIAGSCKTENLGIEKIIANVISNPNIRFILCCGTEVKGHLSGQSFIALHAGGVSGGKIVGAQGAIPFIENLSDEAIKRFQDQVEMVNIMESEDMGTIKAKIDELKAKDPGAFPAEPMIVEVKEAGGAGAEEVSGEVQPLSGELALVHARMKIIEQMVTDIGYRNRFAAGVYSGKIEGLMIGLIVSFVILGFILLG is encoded by the coding sequence ATGGTTGAGAAGAAATCACCGGCCAGTGGATGGCCGATAGTTCAGGGCGACTTCCATACAGGAGATGCACAGAGTTGCGTCGGCGTCGTCACCATGGGATCCCACCTCGACGAACAGGGCATCTGTGATGCCGGAGCGGCTATTGCCGGGTCCTGCAAGACCGAGAACCTGGGTATCGAGAAGATCATCGCAAACGTGATCTCAAACCCCAACATCCGGTTCATTCTCTGTTGCGGCACTGAGGTCAAGGGTCACCTTTCCGGCCAGAGTTTCATCGCGCTGCATGCCGGCGGTGTCTCCGGCGGGAAGATCGTCGGGGCCCAGGGTGCGATCCCGTTCATCGAGAACCTCTCCGACGAAGCGATCAAGCGCTTCCAGGACCAGGTCGAGATGGTCAACATCATGGAAAGCGAGGATATGGGCACCATCAAGGCCAAGATCGATGAACTCAAGGCCAAAGACCCCGGTGCATTCCCCGCAGAACCCATGATCGTCGAGGTCAAGGAAGCAGGCGGTGCCGGCGCTGAAGAGGTAAGCGGCGAAGTACAGCCGCTCTCCGGCGAACTGGCACTGGTACATGCACGGATGAAGATCATCGAGCAGATGGTCACGGACATCGGCTACCGCAACAGGTTTGCCGCCGGTGTCTACTCGGGCAAGATCGAGGGTCTCATGATCGGCCTGATCGTCTCGTTCGTGATTCTGGGATTCATCTTGCTGGGGTGA
- the mcrB gene encoding coenzyme-B sulfoethylthiotransferase subunit beta produces the protein MAKFKDTIDLYDDAGKLLKSGVPLDKISPLVNPATRKIIDLTKRTIAVNLGGIQDALKTGKVGKGHVLGREMDLDIVGNKDAVIGKIKEMVQVQEGDDTKIREFSGGKLFLVEVPSARLEAASTYDAAITSVAAATTYAIVEQFDVGPFDAAMVKGAVWGAYPHTMDMKGALVTSILNIPQNNEGLGYALRNIPVNHVVMMTNKNAMEGAALASTFEQAGMFEMGNAIGPFERAQLLTYAYQGLNANNLVYDLVKKNGSTGTIGTVVQSLVERAIEDKVITPGKKGGYFQFYDTKDPMLWNAYAAAGTMAATMVNCGAGRFAQAVSSTLLYFNDLLEHETGLPGCDYGRVMGTAVGFSFFSHSIYGGGGPGIFNGNHVVTRHAAGVAIPCVVAAAALDAGTQMFSPESTSKIYADTYGKVDVFNKPIQQIAQGV, from the coding sequence ATGGCGAAATTCAAGGATACTATTGACCTGTACGATGATGCAGGCAAACTGTTGAAGAGTGGTGTGCCGCTCGATAAGATCAGCCCGCTGGTCAACCCGGCGACCAGGAAGATCATCGACCTCACCAAGAGGACGATTGCAGTCAACCTGGGAGGCATCCAGGACGCCCTGAAGACCGGAAAGGTAGGAAAGGGCCATGTCCTCGGGCGGGAGATGGATCTTGACATCGTCGGCAACAAGGATGCTGTCATCGGTAAGATCAAGGAGATGGTCCAGGTCCAGGAAGGCGACGACACCAAGATCCGCGAGTTCAGCGGCGGCAAGCTGTTCCTTGTCGAGGTGCCCAGCGCCCGCCTGGAGGCCGCATCTACCTACGATGCCGCGATCACGTCGGTCGCAGCCGCAACCACCTACGCGATCGTCGAGCAGTTCGATGTCGGACCGTTCGACGCGGCTATGGTCAAGGGAGCGGTCTGGGGTGCCTACCCACACACAATGGATATGAAGGGTGCGCTCGTTACTTCGATCCTGAACATCCCCCAGAACAACGAGGGTCTTGGCTACGCGCTCCGGAACATCCCGGTCAACCACGTTGTGATGATGACCAACAAGAACGCGATGGAAGGCGCTGCACTCGCATCCACCTTCGAGCAGGCAGGAATGTTTGAGATGGGTAATGCCATCGGACCGTTTGAGCGTGCCCAGCTGCTCACCTACGCCTACCAGGGCCTGAACGCGAACAATCTGGTCTATGACCTCGTCAAGAAGAACGGGTCGACTGGAACCATCGGTACCGTCGTCCAGAGCCTGGTCGAGCGCGCTATCGAGGACAAGGTTATCACCCCCGGCAAGAAGGGCGGATACTTCCAGTTCTATGACACGAAGGACCCCATGCTCTGGAACGCCTACGCTGCCGCGGGAACCATGGCGGCAACCATGGTCAACTGTGGTGCCGGACGGTTCGCCCAGGCGGTCTCCTCGACGCTCCTGTACTTCAACGACCTGCTTGAGCACGAGACCGGCCTCCCCGGCTGTGACTACGGCCGTGTCATGGGTACTGCTGTCGGGTTCTCGTTCTTCAGCCACTCGATCTACGGTGGCGGCGGCCCCGGTATCTTCAACGGCAACCACGTCGTGACCAGGCACGCAGCAGGCGTCGCCATCCCGTGTGTGGTCGCTGCAGCGGCGCTCGATGCCGGAACCCAGATGTTCTCGCCCGAGAGCACCTCGAAGATCTATGCCGACACCTACGGCAAGGTCGACGTCTTCAACAAGCCGATCCAGCAGATCGCACAGGGTGTGTAA
- the mcrD gene encoding methyl-coenzyme M reductase operon protein D: protein MTDAIYPQVRIVSARFLRPDTVEQLLNRLVQVGGIRRMSINGPSLPATVPYGPARGKPNPHPDRKAIRVGNQDVQLQVQVGTIILELEDESYIPAIGEAVDEVFAEKDFSCTVQQGRYMKTRPSMSDYARYGPDADREILGIVDPRRKDGPVIIQGTK from the coding sequence ATGACTGACGCCATATACCCTCAGGTTCGAATCGTTTCCGCGCGATTCCTCAGGCCCGACACCGTGGAACAACTCCTGAACAGGCTTGTTCAGGTAGGCGGGATCCGCCGGATGTCCATCAATGGACCAAGCCTTCCCGCCACAGTTCCGTACGGCCCGGCACGGGGGAAACCAAACCCCCATCCGGACCGTAAGGCCATCCGCGTCGGAAACCAGGACGTCCAGCTCCAGGTACAGGTCGGAACAATTATCCTGGAGCTTGAGGACGAGTCGTACATCCCGGCCATCGGGGAGGCAGTAGACGAAGTCTTCGCAGAGAAGGACTTCTCCTGCACCGTCCAGCAGGGGCGGTACATGAAGACCCGGCCGTCGATGTCCGACTATGCCAGGTACGGACCTGATGCCGACAGAGAGATTCTCGGGATTGTCGATCCGAGAAGGAAAGATGGCCCCGTTATTATTCAGGGAACCAAGTAA
- the mtrA gene encoding tetrahydromethanopterin S-methyltransferase subunit A, with protein sequence MVEKKSPASGWPIVQGDFHTGDAQSCVGVVTMGSHLDEQGICDAGAAIAGSCKTENLGIEKIIANVISNPNIRFILCCGTEVKGHLSGQSFIALHAGGVSGGKIVGAQGAIPFIENLSDEAIKRFQDQVEMVNIMESEDMGTIKAKIDELKAKDPGAFPEEPMIVEVKEAGGGAAEVAVAGVNPQFLEIEERLNAIEERIEFVDAEMAQRVGRKVGRDIGILYGLVAGLIVFMMLLMLLPKLIGFL encoded by the coding sequence ATGGTTGAGAAGAAATCACCGGCCAGTGGATGGCCGATAGTTCAGGGCGACTTCCATACAGGAGATGCACAGAGTTGCGTCGGCGTCGTCACCATGGGATCCCACCTCGACGAACAGGGCATCTGTGATGCCGGAGCGGCTATTGCCGGGTCCTGCAAGACCGAGAACCTGGGTATCGAGAAGATCATCGCAAACGTGATCTCAAACCCCAACATCCGGTTCATTCTCTGTTGCGGCACTGAGGTCAAGGGTCACCTTTCCGGCCAGAGTTTCATCGCGCTGCATGCCGGCGGTGTCTCCGGCGGGAAGATCGTCGGGGCCCAGGGTGCGATCCCGTTCATCGAGAACCTCTCCGATGAAGCGATCAAGCGCTTCCAGGACCAGGTCGAGATGGTCAACATCATGGAAAGCGAGGATATGGGCACCATCAAGGCCAAGATCGATGAACTCAAGGCCAAAGACCCCGGTGCGTTCCCCGAAGAGCCTATGATCGTCGAGGTCAAGGAGGCGGGCGGCGGTGCGGCGGAAGTAGCCGTTGCAGGCGTAAACCCACAGTTCCTTGAGATCGAGGAGCGGCTCAACGCTATCGAGGAGAGGATCGAGTTCGTCGATGCTGAGATGGCCCAGCGCGTCGGAAGGAAAGTAGGGCGCGATATCGGCATCCTGTACGGACTGGTTGCAGGTTTAATTGTATTCATGATGTTGTTGATGTTACTGCCCAAATTGATTGGGTTCCTGTAA
- a CDS encoding tetrahydromethanopterin S-methyltransferase subunit F has product MAEEGIQTAGPIRMTAINRMMDSIRYKAQILARTTKLESGIMGSGILGFAAGIIVAMLLIVIPVLILGMI; this is encoded by the coding sequence ATGGCAGAAGAAGGTATACAGACAGCAGGCCCCATCCGGATGACAGCAATCAACAGAATGATGGACTCCATCCGGTACAAGGCACAGATCCTTGCCCGCACGACCAAACTCGAATCAGGTATTATGGGCTCGGGGATCCTCGGGTTCGCAGCCGGGATCATCGTCGCCATGCTCCTGATCGTGATTCCGGTACTGATACTGGGGATGATCTAA
- the mcrA gene encoding coenzyme-B sulfoethylthiotransferase subunit alpha: MAKIERSQKLFLKALKEKFQGQDVQSDTAEYYKYNGVRQSPRKMEFMKASRAIEMDRGISMYDPERAHLGGIPMGQRQLMTYEVSGTGVFVEGDDLHFVNNAAMQQFWDDIRRTVIVNMDLAHQTLQKRLGKEVTPETINEYLHILNHAMPGAAVVQEHMVETHPGLVDDCYVKVFTGDQELADDLEPQFVLDVEKLFPAKQAEALSAAVGKSLWQAIHIPTAVSRTCDGGTTSRWSAMQIGMSFIAAYRMCAGEAAVADLSFAAKHAGVIQMASLLPARRARGPNEPGGLAFGLFSDIVQTNRKYPNDPAKASLEVVGAGTMLYDQIWLGSYMSGGVGFTQYATAAYTDNILDEFTYYGMDYIKDKYKVDWKNPSANDKVKPTYDIVNDMATEVTLNAMEQYEQFPTMMEDHFGGSQRAGVIAAASGLTTAIATGNSNAGLNGWYLSMLLHKDGWSRLGFFGYDLQDQCGSANSLSIRGDEGAIGELRGPNYPNYAMNVGHQGEYAAIVGGSHYGRGDAWCFDPRVKICFADPALKFDFAEPRREFAKGAIREFMPAGERSLIIPAR, translated from the coding sequence ATGGCAAAGATTGAAAGATCCCAGAAACTGTTCCTGAAAGCCCTCAAGGAGAAGTTCCAGGGACAGGATGTCCAGTCCGACACGGCCGAGTATTACAAATACAACGGTGTCCGCCAGTCCCCTCGTAAGATGGAGTTCATGAAGGCGAGCCGTGCCATCGAGATGGACCGCGGCATCTCCATGTACGACCCCGAGCGCGCTCACCTTGGCGGTATCCCGATGGGTCAGCGCCAGCTGATGACCTACGAGGTCTCCGGCACCGGCGTCTTCGTTGAAGGTGACGACCTGCACTTCGTCAACAACGCTGCCATGCAGCAGTTCTGGGACGATATCAGGAGAACGGTCATCGTCAACATGGATCTCGCACACCAGACCCTGCAGAAGCGTCTGGGCAAGGAGGTTACCCCCGAGACGATCAACGAGTACCTCCACATCTTAAACCACGCCATGCCCGGCGCAGCGGTTGTCCAGGAGCACATGGTCGAGACCCACCCCGGCCTCGTCGACGACTGTTACGTCAAGGTCTTCACCGGCGATCAGGAACTCGCAGACGACCTCGAACCGCAGTTCGTCCTCGACGTCGAGAAGCTCTTCCCCGCCAAGCAGGCTGAGGCACTCTCTGCCGCTGTAGGGAAGTCCCTCTGGCAGGCCATCCACATCCCGACCGCGGTCTCGCGGACTTGTGATGGTGGAACGACCTCCCGGTGGTCTGCGATGCAGATCGGTATGTCGTTCATCGCCGCCTACCGGATGTGCGCTGGTGAGGCAGCAGTCGCCGACCTCTCGTTCGCCGCAAAGCACGCGGGTGTCATCCAGATGGCCTCGCTCCTGCCCGCACGGCGTGCCCGTGGCCCGAACGAGCCCGGTGGTCTGGCATTCGGTCTCTTCTCCGATATCGTTCAGACGAACCGGAAATACCCGAACGACCCCGCCAAGGCCTCTCTTGAGGTCGTCGGCGCCGGAACCATGCTCTACGACCAGATCTGGCTCGGCTCCTACATGTCCGGCGGTGTCGGATTCACCCAGTACGCGACCGCGGCCTACACCGACAACATCCTCGATGAGTTCACCTACTACGGTATGGACTACATCAAGGACAAGTACAAGGTCGACTGGAAGAACCCGAGCGCGAACGACAAGGTCAAGCCGACCTACGACATCGTCAACGACATGGCAACCGAGGTCACCCTCAACGCCATGGAGCAGTACGAGCAGTTCCCGACCATGATGGAGGACCACTTCGGCGGGTCCCAGCGTGCCGGTGTCATCGCCGCTGCGTCCGGTCTCACGACCGCCATCGCAACCGGCAACTCGAACGCCGGTCTCAACGGATGGTACCTCTCGATGCTCCTGCACAAGGACGGCTGGTCGCGTCTCGGCTTCTTCGGCTACGACCTCCAGGACCAGTGCGGGTCTGCAAACTCGCTCTCCATCCGGGGCGACGAGGGTGCTATCGGCGAGCTGCGTGGTCCGAACTACCCGAACTACGCGATGAACGTCGGTCACCAGGGCGAGTACGCCGCGATCGTCGGCGGTTCTCACTACGGGCGCGGCGACGCGTGGTGCTTCGACCCGCGTGTGAAGATCTGCTTCGCCGACCCGGCCCTGAAGTTCGACTTCGCCGAGCCCCGCCGCGAGTTCGCGAAGGGTGCAATCCGCGAGTTTATGCCTGCCGGCGAGCGTTCGCTCATCATCCCGGCAAGGTAA
- the mcrC gene encoding methyl-coenzyme M reductase I operon protein C, which yields MPIGRVTQVVDCRESMGMGKGGGLAQRGTISEAKSPDVIVIGMSPGRRHVTKPVCDITSGLRREGAQFSVTTLVLNAGSGVPADSPVAGHVLGAYFGLTEKEIAQIEQHKVAILHHGNVRSHVVQKVRFILEHADIKAIVVSQVPIDFEDLAKEGVRTAVVMPPPDRVKTKGMVMDIVSGVTRGQTPGREKLAEVVRAVMRVLKSPT from the coding sequence ATGCCTATCGGAAGAGTAACTCAGGTTGTCGACTGCCGCGAGAGCATGGGGATGGGAAAAGGAGGCGGTCTTGCCCAGCGCGGGACCATCTCCGAAGCCAAGTCCCCGGATGTGATCGTGATCGGGATGTCCCCCGGCCGCAGACATGTGACAAAACCGGTCTGCGACATTACCTCCGGTCTCCGGAGGGAGGGGGCACAGTTCTCCGTGACCACGCTCGTCCTGAATGCAGGGAGCGGGGTTCCGGCGGATTCACCAGTCGCGGGTCATGTTCTCGGAGCCTATTTCGGGCTGACAGAGAAGGAGATCGCACAGATTGAGCAGCACAAGGTCGCCATCCTGCACCATGGGAATGTCCGCTCCCATGTGGTGCAGAAGGTCCGGTTTATCCTTGAGCATGCTGACATCAAGGCGATTGTTGTCTCCCAGGTCCCGATTGACTTTGAGGATCTCGCAAAAGAGGGAGTCAGGACAGCAGTGGTTATGCCGCCGCCCGACCGGGTGAAGACGAAAGGTATGGTGATGGATATCGTCAGCGGTGTGACCCGGGGTCAGACGCCAGGCAGGGAGAAATTGGCGGAAGTCGTTCGTGCCGTTATGAGAGTACTAAAAAGCCCAACATGA
- the mtrC gene encoding tetrahydromethanopterin S-methyltransferase subunit MtrC: protein MSVKIEVGAGGIPHNQIVIYGLVGSLVLIYLTYLNQVTGTEYFAFFGGLACVVALLWGADTIKHLCSYGLGTGVPSAGMIALGSGVIAALFGATTGVFAPIVALIVAAIIGAVSGLLANHVVRMDIPVMVISLTELAIVGAITVLGLVAMVGGTFNFLDLVTGTTVILGFAVQSYEASVIGGSIVAVIFMLSAIAIQHAFNACLGPGEQQDRTLMLAAECGFLSMIPVAVMSFAFIAFIPALISLLVSVIGWAYTYAEYIKLSKRDAYAWLDAKPILEPKGGA, encoded by the coding sequence ATGTCGGTAAAAATTGAAGTCGGAGCAGGTGGCATTCCACACAACCAGATCGTGATCTACGGTCTCGTGGGGTCGCTTGTCCTCATCTACCTGACATACCTGAACCAGGTCACCGGCACCGAGTACTTCGCATTCTTCGGCGGACTGGCCTGCGTGGTCGCGCTCCTCTGGGGTGCCGACACGATCAAGCATCTCTGCAGCTACGGTCTTGGTACCGGTGTTCCGTCGGCAGGTATGATCGCGCTCGGGTCTGGTGTTATCGCCGCGCTCTTCGGAGCCACGACCGGCGTGTTTGCACCAATCGTTGCGCTCATCGTCGCTGCGATCATCGGTGCGGTCTCCGGGTTGCTGGCCAACCATGTGGTCAGGATGGATATTCCGGTCATGGTTATCTCGCTGACGGAGCTTGCGATTGTCGGTGCGATAACGGTGCTCGGCCTCGTTGCCATGGTCGGCGGAACGTTCAACTTCCTGGACCTGGTCACCGGCACGACCGTCATCCTCGGATTCGCTGTACAGAGCTACGAAGCCTCCGTCATCGGTGGTAGCATCGTTGCCGTGATCTTCATGCTTTCTGCAATCGCGATCCAGCACGCGTTCAACGCCTGCCTTGGACCCGGGGAGCAGCAGGACCGGACGCTCATGCTCGCCGCAGAGTGCGGGTTCCTCTCCATGATCCCGGTTGCGGTTATGTCGTTCGCGTTCATCGCGTTCATCCCGGCTCTCATATCGCTGCTGGTCTCGGTCATCGGGTGGGCTTACACCTACGCTGAGTACATCAAGCTCTCGAAGCGTGACGCCTACGCCTGGCTTGACGCGAAGCCGATCCTGGAGCCCAAGGGAGGTGCCTAG
- the mtrD gene encoding tetrahydromethanopterin S-methyltransferase subunit D yields MSALGGPAQTAGVQSPTGMGLAISIILIIVALALAFFLVQMAGLLALVGIIIGGVLIGFGVHFVPVGGAPAAMGQAPGIATGVAMLAAGAGLAGLFGGAWAAPLGFPLALAGGAIGGGLLMAITCTMVNVIYIFGMGIPAASGKVAKDPITGDTFPEYKSQGTEGHGLPFISWVGGVIGGALGGLGGTLIYLELLDIYQAQMPALLGATVEQIAPIAISLAGVFAVGMFLMNAVLAAYNITGTIEGPHDPKFKRFPRAIIAAAAASAVAGIFAIGLLELVGVF; encoded by the coding sequence ATGAGTGCACTCGGTGGACCAGCACAGACTGCAGGCGTCCAGTCCCCGACAGGGATGGGCCTCGCAATCAGCATCATTCTTATCATCGTCGCGCTTGCGCTTGCCTTCTTCCTCGTACAGATGGCCGGGCTGCTCGCACTTGTCGGCATCATCATCGGTGGCGTCCTGATTGGATTCGGCGTCCACTTCGTCCCGGTCGGCGGCGCGCCCGCTGCGATGGGACAGGCACCAGGTATCGCTACCGGTGTGGCGATGCTCGCCGCCGGTGCCGGGCTTGCAGGCCTCTTCGGCGGCGCATGGGCAGCCCCGCTCGGATTTCCACTCGCCCTTGCAGGCGGTGCGATCGGTGGCGGCCTGCTGATGGCGATCACCTGTACGATGGTCAACGTCATCTACATCTTCGGCATGGGTATTCCGGCAGCTTCAGGTAAGGTCGCAAAGGACCCGATCACGGGCGACACCTTCCCCGAGTACAAGAGCCAGGGTACCGAGGGGCACGGCCTCCCGTTCATCTCCTGGGTTGGCGGTGTCATCGGCGGTGCACTTGGTGGTCTCGGTGGAACGCTCATCTACCTCGAGCTCCTCGATATCTACCAGGCACAGATGCCCGCGCTCCTGGGTGCAACGGTCGAGCAGATCGCGCCCATCGCTATCTCTCTTGCCGGTGTCTTCGCGGTCGGCATGTTCCTGATGAACGCCGTTCTTGCCGCGTACAACATCACTGGTACGATCGAAGGGCCGCACGACCCCAAGTTCAAGAGGTTCCCAAGAGCAATCATTGCAGCCGCCGCGGCATCAGCTGTCGCAGGCATCTTTGCAATCGGACTGCTCGAACTGGTGGGGGTGTTCTAG
- the mtrB gene encoding tetrahydromethanopterin S-methyltransferase subunit MtrB encodes MAYIQVLPEYGLVVDPMVGVVTTAGVSYTPVIEQVAELEKITDDLVGMLSGEGNFLASFPNRDGVLKIAGGVTAFWYGMAVGLLVAGVIALGLL; translated from the coding sequence ATGGCATACATTCAGGTACTGCCCGAGTACGGGCTGGTCGTTGACCCGATGGTCGGTGTTGTTACCACCGCCGGCGTCTCGTACACCCCCGTGATCGAGCAGGTAGCAGAACTTGAGAAGATCACTGACGATCTGGTCGGCATGCTCTCCGGGGAGGGCAACTTCCTTGCGTCGTTCCCGAACAGGGATGGGGTCCTCAAGATCGCTGGAGGCGTGACCGCATTCTGGTATGGCATGGCAGTCGGTCTTCTGGTTGCCGGTGTCATCGCATTAGGACTGCTGTGA